One Solanum pennellii chromosome 9, SPENNV200 DNA segment encodes these proteins:
- the LOC114078653 gene encoding uncharacterized protein LOC114078653 has product MGDHVAEFNRILDYKDMLLQTNPGSTCVVKLKDSESGSGMKQFHSFYICFDAMKKGFQQGCRRCIGLDGCFLKGICRGQLLVAVAKDANNQMYPIAWAVIDTESKLTWKWFMTILKDDLNLGNGSQLTIISDMQKGLIAAVDELFPECEHRMCARHILANWSQNFRGLERRKKFWACARSTFEAQFKYNINALSKLGIGIVESLIKYNKETWCKAFIQTFSKCDSIDNNMAESFNSWILGPRNKTIVTMLEEIRVKVMSRVSKSRAFAETWTDGISPMAMMVFNTNVTRSMQCNIEWNGDVGFEVLEGVYKHTVNLGQQKCSCRSWELKGIPCAHGIAAMNHLNMDASQAISSWYRKDTYMKTYSHFIQPVPNMEMWPESRNPMVEPPEARQMPGRPPKNRRREIGEVRKAGKLPRMGTVMTCSLCKGPNHNKRNCPKNPKTKSTPTPTQESTTGKKRGRGHYERTSTSKTGTRRGAGSGYKKRPKVVGQGVFVADTGYTCINQGLSSRRRVNTGVVSSAHVTGDIGFKPTKGLKWKGKQAMTQRQLQVESVVRRIQTRSKADGIQTRSQAKGKSLSKKTS; this is encoded by the exons atgGGAGATCATGTGGCAGAATTTAACAGAATCCTAGACTACAAGGATATGTTACTCCAAACAAATCCTGGTAGCACTTGTGTTGTGAAGCTTAAAGATTCAGAATCAGGAAGTGGGATGAAACAATTTCactctttttatatttgttttgatgctatgaaaaagggttttcaacaaGGATGCAGAAGATGTATAGGGCTAGATGGGTGTTTTCTAAAGGGAATTTGCAGGGGTCAACTTTTGGTAGCTGTTGCTAAAGATGCAAACAACCAAATGTATCCAATAGCATGGGCAGTCATTGATACTGAAAGCAAGTTGACATGGAAATGGTTCATGACCATTCTGAAAGATGATCTTAATCTAGGAAATGGTTCCCAGCTAACTATCATTAGTGATATGCAAAAG GGACTAATAGCTGCTGTAGATGAACTATTTCCAGAATGTGAGCACAGAATGTGTGCTAGACACATATTAGCAAATTGGTCACAAAACTTCAGAGGCttagagagaagaaagaaattttGGGCTTGTGCTAGATCAACATTTGAGGCACAATTTAAGTACAATATAAATGCCCTGTCCAAGCTGGGAATAGGTATTGTTGAATCCCTTATCAAATACAACAAGGAGACATGGTGTAAAGCTTTtattcaaacattttcaaagtGTGATAGCATAGATAACAACATGGCAGAGAGTTTCAATTCTTGGATCTTGGGACCTAGGAACAAGACCATTGTAACTATGTTGGAAGAAATTAGAGTTAAGGTGATGAGTAGAGTGAGTAAGTCAAGAGCATTTGCTGAAACATGGACAGATGGAATAtctccaatggcaatgatggtatTCAATACAAATGTAACAAGATCAATGCAGTGCAACATTGAATGGAATGGTGATGTTGGATTTGAAGTGTTAGAAGGGGTATACAAGCATACTGTGAACTTGGGTCAACAAAAATGTAGTTGCAGATCATGGGAATTAAAAGGTATCCCATGTGCACATGGTATAGCAGCAATGAACCACTTGAACATGGATGCATCACAAGCAATATCTAGTTGGTATAGAAAAGACACATATATGAAGACATATTCTCATTTCATTCAACCAGTCCCAAACATGGAAATGTGGCCTGAAAGTAGAAACCCAATGGTTGAACCACCTGAGGCAAGACAAATGCCTGGTAGGCCACCAAAGaacagaagaagagaaattggtgAAGTGAGAAAAGCTGGAAAGTTGCCAAGAATGGGGACAGTAATGACATGTTCACTTTGCAAAGGACCAAATCATAACAAGAGAAATTGTCCAAAAAATCCTAAAACTAAGTCTACACCAACACCCACTCAAGAG TCCACCACTGGAAAAAAGAGGGGTAGAGGTCATTATGAAAGAACAAGCACCAGTAAGACTGGTACAAGAAGAGGTGCAGGAAGTGGTTACAAGAAGAGGCCTAAAGTTGTTGGACAAGGTGTATTTGTTGCTGATACTGGATATACGTGTATTAAT CAAGGATTGTCTAGCAGAAGGAGGGTTAATACTGGTGTGGTGAGTTCTGCACATGTGACAGGTGATATTGGTTTTAAACCTACCAAGGGACTGAAGTGGAAAGGCAAACAGGCCATGACTCAAAGACAACTTCAAGTCGAAAGTGTTGTGCGTCGTATTCAAACCAGATCAAAAGCTGATGGCATTCAAACAAGGTCACAAGCCAAAGGAAAATCACTCTCAAAGAAAACTTCTTAG